TTTCCAATAAGCTCCGATTCTGAAAACACTGCACAAGTAGAATTTAATTCGACAGGATTTTCTGAATATTTCGACAAATTTTCAGTACTTACTTCAAGAATATTTGCCATATTTTCGAGGTATCTGCCACAAGAAGCTGCACATTTTTCGTTCAAATCGAGATCGGTAATTATTCCTTTTTCAACTTTTACTACTTTTACGTCTTGCCCTCCAATATCGAATAGAATAAAATCTTTCATGCCGGTTTGAAAAATTGCTCCATATACGTGTGCTTTAATTTCATTGATCGGTGTAAAATTGCTGAGGTCTGTATTGTTTTTTCCGTAACCGGTAGAAATATAAACATCAATATTTTCGATTGAAAGTTTCTCTAAATCGACATTTATTTTTCCATTATATGTGCAATAATTCCTATAGAAATTCATAGTATTTTCTACTCTGGTGAAAATAATTTTACTATCCTCCATAATTACAATTTTCACTTGCCTACTTCCAAGATCTATCCCTAGAATTCTCATAGTTCAGTTTTTTTGATGTCGGCTACCATATCTAAAAATGCCTCTAATCGAAGTTTCGTTCTGGCATCGAGCACATTGAGTTTGTCTCCTTCTATGTTTATAATTGGTATTTCAATTTCTTCTTTTAGAATAATATTTTCGATTGCTCTATGGCAAAATGCTTGTGTATAGTGGATTATTGCATCAATTTTTCTGAGTTTTATTTGCTTTTTTATTTCTGAAATTCTAAATTCATTATTGTATGGATAGGTATAATTTTGATATTGCTCAAAAATATTGCGATCTGATTTGTAACGCGGAAAGGCAAATTCTCTCTGAACTTCGTTATATACAAAAGTTGCATCGTATTTATTTGCAAACTTATAAATATCGCTAGTCATTGGCGGAACACCTATATATCCAAGCTTTACTAAGTAGTGATTTGCTTTGCTATGTTCTATTTCTGCAAGTCTTTCTGTCAATTCTGTTTCGAAATTATCTGGATTTCCGCAAAAATCGCTAAAGTTTACAAGATAAAAATGATTATCCCAGCCATTTGCTTTGTTTTCGAGATAGGTCAATTCATCTAATTTTATTCCCAAATTTCGAATTTTATTGAATCTATTCCTTAGTTTTTCAACTTCGGAATATTCTGCATTTAGGTCTGAAATAAGTTTCCTTATGCTGGCTTCTATCTCCTCAATACCTCTTCCAAAAGGAAATGAAAACGGATAAACTTTTATTCCTCGTCTTTGCAAAATTTCGCTTAGGATTTTGGTGTTCGAACAATCTCCTTCAATGACACCAACTATTACTGAGATATTGTTTTCAATGCAGGCTCCGTACATTCCCTTAATCCAGGCACACATGCTTTTCGGGAAGCCATCACGCTCGGCAATATCAATAAATTTGGAATAGTTTTTCGATTCAATAAACAAATTGTTCATATCAACAGGAGTGAAGCCTGCCGCATAAAGAACCTCAATAGGTACTGTTGTTGTTATTCCAATTTTTTTCATATCAACTTCCTTCTACCCTACTTTTCCTCAAAAAAAATAGGGCTTCCACCCTATAACAACAAATACTATAAAACCTAAGTTTTATCCTAGTTTTGTTTATAGACAGGATGGATTTCGAACTGTCTTTTTTTCAATTCCGGCACAAAGATAGTAATTATAAATTATGAGTTATGAGTTAGAATTTATAAGTCATAACTATTTCAATAGTTCCTTAACTTTTGCAGCAATAATTCGCCCTTCTGCTTTGCCAGCAAGTTTTTTGTTGGTAGCTCCCATAACCTTTCCCATATCTTTCATCGAACTTGCACCCAACTCGGCAATTATTTGCTTAATGATTTCTTCAATTTCCTCTTCGCTCATTTGCTCAGGCAAATATTTTTCAATGACCGATGCTTCAAAAATTTCTTGTTCGTAAAGATCTTCTCTGTTTTGCGATTTATATAATTCTGCCGATTCTTTGCGTTGTTTCACTAATTTTTGCAGCAATTTAATTTCAGCATCTTCCGACATTTCACCATCTGCACCTTTTTCGGTATTTGCAAGCAAAAGTGCCGATTTAACAGCTCTTATGGCAGTAAGTTTTTCTTTCTCCTTTGCTTTCATTGCAGTTTTAATATCTGCACTAATTTTTTCAACTAAGCTCATTTTCAATAATTTGATTTAAACTTTTGCAAAATTAGTGTTTAATAATAATTTAGCCTACAGTTTTAAATTTATTTTTCGTCTAATATTTAAATTTGTGCAGTGAGTCATAATTAATAATTTTGTATGGAAATCTTCTTGAATTGATATAATAAAAAAAATGAAAAAGGGATTATATAAGATTTATACAAGAGTATTAGAA
The nucleotide sequence above comes from Bacteroidota bacterium. Encoded proteins:
- a CDS encoding 2-hydroxyglutaryl-CoA dehydratase, with protein sequence MRILGIDLGSRQVKIVIMEDSKIIFTRVENTMNFYRNYCTYNGKINVDLEKLSIENIDVYISTGYGKNNTDLSNFTPINEIKAHVYGAIFQTGMKDFILFDIGGQDVKVVKVEKGIITDLDLNEKCAASCGRYLENMANILEVSTENLSKYSENPVELNSTCAVFSESELIGKIAEGAQLEELCAGVNFSLYSRLKPFINKFRDNQLILSGGVAKNKAIQNYFSNDYSSVHQLESPEFNGAIGCCSFGKKMKLEIGISRH
- a CDS encoding 2-hydroxyacyl-CoA dehydratase; its protein translation is MKKIGITTTVPIEVLYAAGFTPVDMNNLFIESKNYSKFIDIAERDGFPKSMCAWIKGMYGACIENNISVIVGVIEGDCSNTKILSEILQRRGIKVYPFSFPFGRGIEEIEASIRKLISDLNAEYSEVEKLRNRFNKIRNLGIKLDELTYLENKANGWDNHFYLVNFSDFCGNPDNFETELTERLAEIEHSKANHYLVKLGYIGVPPMTSDIYKFANKYDATFVYNEVQREFAFPRYKSDRNIFEQYQNYTYPYNNEFRISEIKKQIKLRKIDAIIHYTQAFCHRAIENIILKEEIEIPIINIEGDKLNVLDARTKLRLEAFLDMVADIKKTEL
- a CDS encoding GatB/YqeY domain-containing protein, whose product is MSLVEKISADIKTAMKAKEKEKLTAIRAVKSALLLANTEKGADGEMSEDAEIKLLQKLVKQRKESAELYKSQNREDLYEQEIFEASVIEKYLPEQMSEEEIEEIIKQIIAELGASSMKDMGKVMGATNKKLAGKAEGRIIAAKVKELLK